One Anaerohalosphaeraceae bacterium DNA window includes the following coding sequences:
- a CDS encoding autotransporter-associated beta strand repeat-containing protein — protein MKKHPYFILFCALVFWVASSSWGDFTEFVWSRTGDNGSWSAAANWSGPTGQYPDDPDERAVFNSSVGMGMPIQTATMSNGLGQLVFNYTGWTVYTDYKPLRLDPYSVEGSYNAIFSYAQGGSGVNLIYPEIELLQPGLNIHTASGSTLAIGWSGGGGFIGSYAPVISSLNPANSDTGAVRLDGPSSVSSPFYLRQGTLLVRYVGTGDALGTSTGTLNIGGDQWVTDGAWARLLTDASGAAVTKNLRVRSYPGANVNAVLGSNHTSGSSTFSGTVQLDLNAALTAAGSSTVSFTNTISGTGGITKTGSGTVRLSGSNTYQGVTNISSGTLQLGGNNRLPTGTSVTLANAAGATLDLAGYNQTIAALNGGGASGGTVALGGGQLTVGEGYFAGVISGAGSLVKSGSGVLALSGGNTYGGATTINGGTLRIGRSNCLPTITDLTVASEALFELGIFSQTIASLSGAGEVSMSSGQLAVGSGSFAGLLSGVGSLEKVGSGILTLSGANSYSGQTRISGGTLRLGGHNCLPISTFVSLADASGVTLDLAGYNQSITVLSGGGTNGGTVALGGGQFTVNGGGLFAGTITGGGSLVKSGGGTLTLSGLNDYTGATSVTGGKLLVNGQHLNGGNYTVAAGALLGGVGRIEADVFVEPGGILAPGVMVGSLSVGGNVELDGLLQIQLEGGIMPGDCTRLIAEGILSISNATLDLHWAGMLREPAYIFAQYGQLDGSEFGQIIKLPAGYRIDYNYQGGNQIALVLIPEPASVVLLGLGGLLLRFISKKR, from the coding sequence ATGAAAAAACATCCGTATTTCATTCTTTTCTGTGCACTTGTTTTTTGGGTTGCGTCATCCAGTTGGGGAGATTTTACGGAATTTGTCTGGAGCCGAACGGGGGACAACGGGAGTTGGTCAGCCGCAGCAAACTGGAGCGGTCCGACAGGGCAATATCCGGATGACCCGGATGAACGAGCCGTTTTTAACAGTTCGGTCGGGATGGGAATGCCTATCCAGACAGCGACGATGTCCAATGGCCTAGGGCAGCTGGTGTTCAACTACACGGGCTGGACGGTTTACACGGATTATAAACCGCTTCGCCTGGACCCGTATTCGGTGGAGGGTTCCTATAATGCGATTTTCAGTTATGCGCAGGGCGGGTCGGGCGTCAATCTGATTTACCCGGAAATTGAACTGCTCCAGCCGGGGCTGAATATCCATACCGCCAGCGGCAGTACACTGGCAATCGGCTGGAGCGGCGGCGGGGGATTTATCGGTTCGTATGCACCGGTCATCAGTTCCCTCAATCCGGCGAATAGTGATACAGGTGCTGTGCGTCTGGACGGTCCGAGCAGTGTATCCAGCCCCTTTTATCTGCGTCAGGGCACACTGCTGGTGCGCTATGTCGGGACCGGTGATGCACTCGGAACCAGCACGGGCACGCTGAACATCGGCGGCGACCAGTGGGTGACGGATGGGGCGTGGGCCCGACTTCTGACGGATGCCTCCGGAGCGGCTGTGACGAAAAATCTGCGGGTGCGCAGCTATCCCGGCGCCAACGTCAACGCGGTGTTAGGCAGCAATCATACCAGCGGCTCTTCGACCTTCTCCGGCACCGTTCAGCTGGATTTGAATGCAGCACTCACCGCAGCCGGCTCGAGCACCGTTTCCTTTACCAACACCATCAGCGGAACGGGCGGGATTACCAAAACCGGTTCCGGGACCGTGCGGTTGTCCGGGAGCAATACGTATCAGGGGGTCACGAATATCAGCAGCGGCACGCTTCAGCTGGGCGGAAACAACCGACTGCCGACGGGCACGTCGGTGACGCTGGCGAATGCAGCGGGAGCAACGCTGGATTTGGCCGGATATAACCAGACGATTGCCGCCCTGAACGGCGGCGGTGCAAGCGGCGGAACAGTCGCTTTGGGCGGCGGACAACTGACGGTCGGTGAAGGGTATTTTGCAGGGGTGATTTCAGGAGCTGGCTCGCTGGTCAAAAGCGGCAGCGGAGTACTGGCTCTGTCCGGAGGCAATACCTACGGGGGAGCGACGACAATTAACGGCGGTACGCTTCGAATCGGCAGAAGCAATTGTCTGCCGACGATTACGGATTTGACTGTCGCCTCCGAGGCTCTCTTCGAGTTGGGGATTTTTTCTCAAACGATTGCATCCCTGAGCGGTGCCGGAGAGGTGAGCATGAGCAGCGGGCAATTGGCTGTCGGCAGCGGTTCTTTTGCCGGATTGTTATCAGGTGTCGGCTCACTGGAAAAAGTCGGCTCCGGCATTCTGACGCTGTCGGGTGCAAACAGTTATTCCGGGCAGACAAGAATCAGCGGAGGAACGCTCCGTCTCGGAGGGCACAATTGCCTGCCGATTTCAACGTTTGTTTCGCTGGCCGATGCGTCTGGGGTGACCCTTGATTTGGCAGGATACAATCAGAGTATTACCGTGCTGAGCGGCGGAGGCACGAACGGCGGAACCGTTGCTTTGGGGGGTGGACAATTCACAGTTAACGGAGGAGGTTTGTTTGCCGGCACGATTACCGGCGGCGGTTCGCTGGTCAAGAGCGGCGGCGGAACCTTGACTCTGTCGGGACTGAATGACTACACGGGGGCCACATCCGTAACGGGCGGAAAACTTCTGGTAAACGGTCAGCACCTGAACGGCGGCAATTATACAGTGGCAGCGGGTGCGCTGCTGGGGGGTGTCGGACGCATCGAGGCGGATGTGTTTGTGGAGCCGGGCGGGATTCTGGCGCCGGGAGTGATGGTGGGCAGTTTGTCTGTCGGCGGAAATGTCGAGCTGGACGGGCTGCTGCAGATTCAGCTGGAGGGCGGCATTATGCCCGGCGACTGCACCCGGCTGATAGCGGAGGGGATTCTGTCGATTTCCAATGCGACGCTGGATTTGCACTGGGCGGGAATGCTGCGTGAGCCGGCGTATATTTTTGCCCAGTATGGGCAGCTGGACGGCAGCGAGTTCGGCCAGATTATCAAACTGCCGGCCGGCTACCGGATTGATTACAATTATCAGGGCGGCAATCAGATTGCGCTGGTTTTGATCCCCGAGCCCGCCTCGGTGGTGCTGCTGGGATTGGGCGGTCTGCTGCTGCGGTTCATTTCGAAAAAAAGATAA
- a CDS encoding MBL fold metallo-hydrolase, translating into MKIDILVLGDFQTNCYCVRSDGQTRHCLVIDPGLDAAPLVQFLDEEGLEPEVIVLTHGHVDHLAGVEMLRERWPSVKVGIHRKDAAMLTDPARNLSMLAGTMTSARPAEIVFDRDETVKLAGMEFCLLHTPGHTPGGICLYSEKEGLVFVGDTLFAGSVGRTDFEGGSFGQLMESIRTKLLTLPETTKVYPGHGPATTIRNEKRFNPFLNGTEEDF; encoded by the coding sequence ATGAAGATTGATATACTTGTATTGGGCGACTTTCAAACCAACTGCTACTGTGTTCGTTCCGATGGACAAACGCGACATTGTCTGGTTATTGACCCCGGGCTGGATGCAGCGCCGCTGGTGCAGTTTCTGGATGAGGAGGGTCTGGAGCCGGAGGTGATTGTGCTTACGCACGGTCATGTGGACCATCTGGCCGGCGTGGAGATGCTTCGGGAGCGTTGGCCTTCAGTCAAGGTCGGAATCCATCGAAAGGATGCGGCGATGCTGACTGATCCGGCGCGGAATCTGTCGATGCTGGCCGGTACGATGACCTCCGCACGTCCGGCGGAGATTGTCTTTGACAGGGATGAAACGGTGAAATTGGCGGGGATGGAATTTTGTCTGCTGCATACGCCCGGACATACACCCGGGGGCATTTGTTTGTATTCAGAAAAAGAAGGACTTGTGTTTGTCGGGGATACGCTGTTTGCCGGCAGTGTAGGCCGGACAGATTTTGAAGGCGGCAGTTTCGGGCAATTGATGGAAAGCATCCGAACAAAACTGCTGACGCTGCCGGAGACGACGAAGGTTTATCCGGGGCATGGTCCGGCAACGACGATTCGAAATGAGAAACGATTTAATCCGTTTTTGAATGGGACTGAGGAAGATTTTTAA
- a CDS encoding pyridoxamine 5'-phosphate oxidase family protein → MDLKQYFETKEGWGVLATCNAQGQVDTALYAKPYIADEQTAAFVMKERLSHQNLQSNLHASYLFMENAPGYRGVRLSLTMRREESNQSLVEALRKKQPIMFPAEDDSAKFVVFFRIDRVRPLVGDYPLPE, encoded by the coding sequence ATGGATTTGAAACAATATTTTGAGACCAAAGAGGGCTGGGGTGTTTTGGCTACCTGCAATGCGCAGGGACAGGTCGATACAGCCCTGTATGCCAAACCGTATATCGCGGATGAGCAGACGGCGGCCTTTGTAATGAAAGAGCGGCTCAGCCATCAGAATCTGCAAAGCAATCTGCACGCCTCGTATTTGTTTATGGAGAATGCTCCGGGCTACCGAGGTGTGCGGCTGTCTCTGACCATGCGGAGGGAGGAGAGCAATCAGAGCCTGGTTGAGGCGCTTCGCAAAAAGCAGCCGATCATGTTTCCGGCGGAGGATGATTCGGCCAAGTTTGTGGTTTTCTTCCGGATTGACCGCGTTCGGCCCCTGGTGGGGGATTATCCCCTGCCGGAATAA
- a CDS encoding ATP-binding protein has product MKMLSMKSRIGLCIAGVIVLVLGVLLTVSHYEFEEAQFRNLDYRLRTDAEAVRQIILSDGLYTEDAEKEVRMILESRAGTKRLGYAVWEGTSEVWLQKADLLDVRDFLLRNSEKISAKEEIWISSIDGGSRGRVLWARYSIPDSAGKGERLINIAMAISDDSPYHETAEFTRLLILIGIGLLSVSMAAVYGIFRWGFRPIDVLTKQMGQISGRNVSQVSFDFPPMPTELLPFVKAWQVMLQRLSEAMEEQQRFISDAAHELRTPLALMKSTLQLSQSQPRSVDFYKRTISQTLEDLERLNRLVQQMLELSRLESLPAQLEQELFDLGLLLEEVVEQYMPYAQERGFRLDYEKGSAWVRAHREQMRRLFCNLLDNAIQYGPAGTPIAVRMKSDERFVRVDVHDEGGRIPPEEQPFLFRRFYRVHKARDRDSGGTGLGLAIAREIAVLHGGDISVRSSPQEGTTFTVSVPLNRER; this is encoded by the coding sequence ATGAAGATGCTGTCGATGAAAAGCCGGATTGGGTTGTGTATTGCCGGGGTAATTGTTCTGGTGCTGGGGGTTCTTTTAACTGTTTCGCATTATGAATTTGAGGAAGCCCAGTTTCGGAATCTGGACTACCGGCTTCGAACGGATGCAGAGGCCGTTCGTCAGATTATTCTTTCGGATGGACTTTATACGGAGGATGCGGAAAAAGAGGTGCGGATGATTCTGGAAAGCCGGGCGGGAACCAAACGGCTTGGGTATGCGGTCTGGGAGGGGACCTCGGAGGTTTGGCTGCAGAAGGCCGATTTGCTGGATGTGAGAGATTTTCTTCTCCGAAACAGCGAGAAGATTTCCGCCAAGGAGGAGATATGGATTTCGTCGATCGATGGGGGTTCTCGAGGCCGTGTGCTTTGGGCTCGGTACAGCATTCCGGATTCGGCAGGAAAGGGGGAGCGTCTTATCAATATCGCGATGGCAATCAGCGATGACTCTCCTTATCATGAGACAGCCGAGTTTACTCGGCTGCTGATTCTGATCGGAATCGGTCTTTTGTCGGTGTCGATGGCAGCCGTCTACGGTATTTTCCGCTGGGGATTTCGCCCGATTGATGTGCTCACAAAGCAAATGGGACAGATTTCCGGCAGGAATGTATCGCAGGTATCTTTTGATTTTCCGCCGATGCCGACGGAGCTGCTGCCGTTTGTCAAGGCCTGGCAGGTTATGCTTCAGCGTTTGTCGGAGGCAATGGAGGAGCAGCAGCGGTTTATCTCGGATGCGGCTCATGAATTGAGGACACCGCTGGCCCTGATGAAAAGTACGCTTCAATTGTCTCAATCCCAGCCGCGCTCTGTAGACTTTTATAAACGGACGATTAGTCAAACCCTCGAAGACCTCGAACGGCTGAATCGACTGGTTCAGCAGATGCTCGAATTGTCGCGTCTGGAGAGTCTTCCGGCGCAGTTGGAACAAGAATTGTTTGACTTGGGCCTGCTGCTGGAGGAGGTGGTTGAACAATATATGCCGTATGCCCAGGAACGCGGTTTTCGGCTGGATTATGAAAAAGGTTCCGCTTGGGTGAGGGCTCATCGGGAGCAGATGCGCCGATTGTTCTGCAATCTGCTGGACAATGCGATTCAATACGGCCCTGCGGGAACTCCGATTGCGGTTCGGATGAAATCGGATGAACGGTTTGTTCGGGTGGATGTTCATGATGAAGGCGGGCGGATTCCTCCGGAGGAACAGCCTTTTTTGTTTCGCCGGTTCTATCGTGTGCACAAAGCCCGGGACCGCGATTCGGGCGGGACGGGACTGGGGCTGGCGATTGCCCGTGAAATTGCCGTTCTTCACGGGGGAGATATTTCCGTTCGGTCCAGCCCCCAGGAGGGGACGACATTTACTGTCTCTGTTCCGCTGAACAGGGAGCGTTGA
- a CDS encoding response regulator transcription factor has product MRVLIIDDERRLAENIAQILKEREQYAVDISLDGIDGFHMFRSNTYDLVILDWMLPGMDGLEILHRIRREGKKTPVLILSARDTPEDIIRGLDCGSDDYLTKPFDMGELAARCKSLIRRSYGQVNSVLCIGELLIDTSARRVKLGGKPLNLTAMEYQTLLHLALRKGEVVSKEELLEHLYDFNWERFSNVIEVYVSSLRRKIDPKEPQRYIRTCRGQGYLLNEPMNQ; this is encoded by the coding sequence ATGCGAGTTTTGATTATAGATGATGAGCGTCGCCTTGCCGAAAATATTGCCCAAATTCTCAAAGAGAGGGAGCAATATGCCGTGGATATTTCGCTGGATGGAATAGACGGCTTTCATATGTTCCGGAGCAATACCTATGATTTGGTGATTTTGGATTGGATGCTGCCGGGGATGGATGGTCTGGAGATTCTGCATCGAATCCGTCGGGAAGGGAAAAAGACACCGGTTCTGATTTTAAGTGCTCGCGATACTCCGGAGGATATCATTCGAGGGCTGGATTGCGGCAGTGATGATTATTTAACTAAGCCGTTTGATATGGGAGAATTGGCGGCTCGATGTAAGTCGCTGATACGCCGTTCGTATGGTCAGGTGAATTCTGTTCTTTGTATCGGAGAGTTGTTAATCGATACGTCTGCCCGGCGAGTTAAGCTGGGCGGCAAACCATTGAATCTGACGGCGATGGAGTATCAGACGCTGCTGCATCTGGCATTGCGAAAAGGAGAGGTGGTTTCGAAGGAGGAACTGCTGGAGCATTTGTATGATTTCAACTGGGAACGGTTTTCCAATGTGATTGAGGTGTATGTTTCCTCCCTTCGCCGAAAGATTGATCCCAAGGAGCCGCAGCGGTATATCCGAACCTGTCGGGGACAGGGATACCTTTTGAATGAGCCGATGAACCAATGA
- a CDS encoding methyltransferase domain-containing protein: protein MDCTKNTLVPFTSPSQILNHYKKPSTAERYAGLYQTAAGRRRHLREEAAIAKGLAGVLEGSRVLDLPCGAGRMYPLLKRLGYRVVEADASPSMLEYARQNASKFPQNESDEFVLVDAFHTPFQNFQFDAVVCNRLIHHFPEPQVRQQLLQELSRISKGPIVISFFSTLATDALKYTLKHALSHFSGSSRKPISPWQFAEDVRRAGLTVARWIVPLPGFSMQWYAVLRHPQK, encoded by the coding sequence ATGGATTGCACGAAAAACACTTTAGTTCCCTTCACATCTCCATCTCAGATTCTCAACCATTATAAGAAACCTTCTACAGCCGAGCGGTATGCCGGGCTTTATCAAACCGCCGCCGGCCGACGCCGGCATTTACGGGAGGAGGCCGCCATCGCCAAGGGCCTGGCCGGCGTCCTGGAAGGCAGCCGAGTGCTCGACCTGCCCTGCGGAGCCGGAAGAATGTATCCCCTCTTGAAACGATTGGGCTATCGGGTTGTAGAGGCGGATGCCTCCCCTTCCATGCTCGAATATGCCCGCCAAAATGCCTCGAAATTTCCTCAAAACGAATCGGACGAGTTCGTCCTGGTTGATGCCTTCCATACCCCTTTTCAAAACTTTCAGTTTGATGCTGTCGTCTGCAACCGGCTCATCCACCACTTCCCCGAACCGCAGGTTCGTCAGCAGCTCCTGCAGGAACTGAGCCGGATTTCCAAAGGCCCGATTGTCATTTCCTTCTTCTCTACGCTGGCAACCGATGCCCTGAAATATACCCTCAAGCATGCCCTCAGCCATTTCTCCGGGTCGTCGCGCAAACCCATCAGTCCCTGGCAGTTCGCAGAGGACGTACGTCGAGCCGGTCTGACCGTCGCCCGCTGGATTGTCCCGCTGCCCGGCTTTTCGATGCAGTGGTACGCCGTACTCCGGCATCCTCAAAAATAA